In one window of Macadamia integrifolia cultivar HAES 741 chromosome 2, SCU_Mint_v3, whole genome shotgun sequence DNA:
- the LOC122072188 gene encoding uncharacterized protein LOC122072188, giving the protein MQMLSSQLIDSITNLHEVFSSRIFVAICRGFWDKMGQTVLKFLESRKENRIWYNGSYYALGILDDTFASQMQRLQGNALQLKDLEPPRSVIEARSVLCRDTQNTTDASNYFYF; this is encoded by the exons ATGCAAATGCTAAGTTCACAACTCATAGATTCCATTACAAACTTGCATGAGGTCTTCTCAAGCAGGATTTTTGTTGCAATATGTCGTGGGTTCTGGGACAAGATGGGTCAG ACTGTTTTGAAGTTTCTGGAGAGCAGGAAAGAGAACAGAATCTGGTATAATGGATCTTATTATGCTCTTGGG ATTTTGGATGACACTTTTGCTTCCCAGATGCAGAGATTGCAAGGAAACGCCCTGCAACTGAAAGATCTTGAGCCCCCTCGTTCAGTAATTGAAGCTCGTTCTGTTCTTTGCAGAGACACACAAAATACAACTGATGCATCCAATTACTTCTATTTCTAG